One segment of Hippopotamus amphibius kiboko isolate mHipAmp2 chromosome 4, mHipAmp2.hap2, whole genome shotgun sequence DNA contains the following:
- the LOC130851767 gene encoding ATP synthase F(0) complex subunit B1, mitochondrial-like, with translation MLSRVVLSAAAAATPSLKNAALLGPGVLQATRIFHTGQSSLAPVPPLPEYGGKVRFGLIPEEFFQFLYPKTGVTGPYVLGTGLILYLLSKEIYVITPETFSAISTIGLLIYVVKKYGASTGEFADKLNEQKIAQLEEVKQASIKQIQDAIDLEKSQQALVQKRHYLFDVQRNNIAIVLEVTYRERLHRVYREVKNRLDYHISVQNMMRQKEKEHMINWVEKHVVQSISVCQEKETIAKCVADLKLLAKKAQAQPVL, from the coding sequence ATGCTGTCCCGGGTGGTACTTTCAGCCGCTGCTGCAGCAACCCCCTCTCTGAAGAACGCAGCCCTCCTCGGTCCAGGGGTATTGCAGGCAACAAGGATCTTTCACACAGGGCAGTCAAGTCTTGCCCCTGTACCACCTCTTCCTGAATATGGAGGAAAGGTTCGTTTTGGGCTGATCCCTGAGGAATTCTTCCAGTTCCTTTATCCTAAAACTGGTGTAACAGGACCCTATGTGCTCGGAACTGGGCTTATCTTATATTTACTCTCCAAAGAAATTTATGTGATAACTCCAGAGACCTTCTCTGCCATATCAACAATAGGATTGCTTATCTACGTAGTTAAAAAATATGGTGCCTCTACTGGGGAATTTGCTGATAAACTCAATGAGCAAAAAATTGCCCAACTAGAAGAAGTGAAACAGGCTTCCATCAAACAAATCCAGGATGCAATTGATCTGGAGAAGTCACAGCAGGCACTGGTTCAAAAGCGCCATTACCTTTTCGATGTCCAGAGGAATAACATTGCCATAGTCTTGGAGGTCACTTACCGGGAACGGCTGCATAGAGTATACAGGGAGGTAAAGAATCGCCTGGACTATCACATCTCTGTGCAGAATATGATGCGTCAAAAGGAGAAAGAGCACATGATAAACTGGGTGGAGAAGCACGTGGTACAGAGCATCTCTGTGTGTCAGGAAAAGGAGACAATTGCCAAGTGCGTTGCAGATCTAAAGCTGCTCGCAAAGAAGGCTCAAGCACAACCAGTTCTGTAA